The genomic DNA CGGAGAAGGAGAAGAAGGTGCTTGTTACACCGCGAATGTCCGGTACGCCTAGTCCGCAGAGCATGCATCCCTGGGTGAGGTCGTCGGCGGGATAGGCGAAGGGCACGAGCAGAATTTTGCATGGTACGCCTTGCTTGTCCGCCACGCTCCAGAACGAATCGCCTTTCCGCACGCTCTCAAACCGTGCGCGTTGCGCCACCGAACCGTCGGGATTCAAGGTTGCATGCAATGCGCTGCCGAAGCCGACTCCGGGGCGGTATTCGCGGGGAGTCCTGCGCACGAAATCGTAGACACCGTGGTTGCCCGGCCGTTTGCAGGTGGTGAAGGAACTCCACGCGGTGGGAGACTGCGGCGGGTTAGCGGATTTCAGCGGCGCGAACGTGCCTTGTTTACGCAACTTGTCCAGATTGGGAAGTTCGCCTTTGTCCAGCATGGTCTTGGCAACGTCGGGGTCTACTCCGTCGAATCCCAAGATGACGACCCTGCCCGCAGCAGATGTCTTAGCAACCGGCGCCTCTTGAGCGGCGTTTGCCGATAGGAGGCCGGCGCAGGCGAACGAGAAGACAGCAAGCGCGTTTGCCGCAGCGAATAGCGACACGTCGGAACGGAGACAATTCATAGGTCGGTTGTTCCTTCATACTCGCGATGAGTTGGTTTTGGGATTGCTCACAGCACCGTCTCACTATAGCGTCTGAAGCAACCTCTCTCAAGGAAGGGAGGACGGTTTGTGAGTGGACGCGGTGGATGAGGTGGACTTCGCAGTCGCCACGCGTATTCGGTATTGTGGCGACGGTTCACGATGACATAGAGCCCATCGGTCTCTTGACGTTGGGCGATATCCCAACTATCATCGCTTGACCGCGAATGGAAGCGGGATTGTCAGCTTCTTGCCGGAGACGGGAAACGAGGAAAGGGTTCGAACGTGAAAACCAGGATTGCATGGACGGCGGCAGTGTGTGTGTTGGCAGTAGCGCTGGCTGCGGGATGCGCCAGCATGGGCAAAGGGCCCAGCGATGAAGATTTGATCAAAGGCGCTTTGGGCACGTGGAAGTCCGCCCTTGCCGCCAAGAATCTCGATCAGCTCATGGGGCTGTACTCGGAGACGTACAAGGATGGCGAGGGACGCGGCAAGGCTGAGATGAAGTCATTCGTGGCCGACGCGATTTCGCAAGGGTATCTGGATGAAGTGAAGGTCGATATGGACAGCGTAGAGACGACCATTGAAAGCGGAAAAGCGACCACGGGTCCGGTCTATATTTCGAGCGCGGCCGGTTCGATGACGCTCTCTATGGCGTGGGCCAAAGAAGGAGATGCCTGGAAGATCGTGGGCGTCGACGCGTACTAGTCTAGGTCAACGTTTTGCACTTGCCGCTGCGGGGAGCCCCTGTCAGCGGCAATTCTTTTGTGATGCGGGTATCAGTCGCTGTAGACGACCGTGCCGGGTCCGGCTTCGCAAGCTTTGTTCATCCGTTTGAATGCGGTACGAAAAACGGAAGTTGCGCTTTGGCCGTCTTTGGGAAAACTGGCCATCCCAAAGCGCATGTCTTCTTTGCTGCCGTGCACGCGCTTGTAGCGTTCCGTCGCGTGCAGAGCGCCTTCTTCGTCCGTTTCCCCCATCAGAACCGCCGCGCAGGCGTGAAACTCCATGACTTCGTCGCAACTGCGGGCGCATTGCGCCAGCAGTTTGCGCGCCCTTGCGCCGTCTTGTCCGGCGCTCAGCATCACCAACGTAACATTGCGCTGGTACCGGTCTGCCACGCGTATCGCGTAGTTGACCACTCGATCGAAATGCAGGACCGCCATCTCTTCGCCGACCATGAACTCGCAGCTCCTTAAGGCAACAAAACTGCGTTGATGCTACCGAGCTTTGTATGTCTCCTTGGGGACGAGTTCAGCCTGTTCTTCGTCCGCAATACCCCGTTGTGGAGACACACCGCAGCTTGCTCGTATTTGTCATTAAGCATACAAGATCGGAGGGGTGCGTTCAAGTAGGAGACCTTCGAATTTTGAACGATCGAGCGGCCTATGAGCCTACTGTAGCGCGGCGAGCGCGGTGTTCAAAAGGTCGAGCGCATCGGTCGTATTGCGCTCATACAAGCGGCGCGCGTCAGCGGGCGACACCAGTCCTTCCTCGTATTGTCCGATGGCGCCTTTCCACGCGCTCAACCGTTGGGCGGCACGGGCGAGGTCCGATCGAACCGATTCGGGAATGACTTGGAGGGTTGCGCGCGTGCGGTCTCCCACGAAGAACAATGCGAATGAATCCTCACGCAATCGCACTTCGCCGCCGTCCGTCGCGGCCGTCCAGAAATGCCCGAATTCATCGCCGGTCAACGTGAGGCGTTCGCCCAATGCAAACGAGATGGGCAGAGGAATGGCTTGATCGAAGGCAATCTCAATACGCGGCTCGGACGCGTCCAGGTACAGCCGCACGCTGAAAGCGATTCTATGCTTCGTGAAGGCGCGCACGATGAGAGACAGGCAAAGGCGTAGCTGTTCGGGGTCTCCCCAGAACAGCTCGGGTTCGTCGGGTGCAAGGGAGTCTTCAGAGCGTACGAAGTGCCCCATTTCGTCACGCACCATGCGCACGGGATCGTAGTCGCAGGGCACGGGCGGTCGGTGTACCTCGCAGAACCGTGCACACTCGTCGAGCGCGTCAAAAATCGCACGCAATTCGAGGTCTAGCGATGGAACATGATCGGCCATGGAGTGCGCGTCGATTTTTTGAAGGGTCTGCAAAACTCGTTCGAGGTTTGCTTTTGCATCCAGCGCGACCGCGTTGAGTGATTGTCCGGCTCTGTTCATTCGGATCCTGCCTTTTCGAGGTGGACTGGAGTTCGACGTAATGCCCCGTAGCTGGGGTATGATACACACTTCATCGGGCGATACGACAGAAGGAGAGGCGCGATGGGGGATAGAACGATCTCACGGCGTTCGATGTTGGGCAGTGCAGCGGGGATTGCTGGAGCGCTTGCGGCAACGAGCGCGGCGGTATCGCAGGAACACGCGGCTGGCGTAAGCCGTGAAGGCAGTCAGCGGCTGACTGTCGAGCGGCTGAAGAAGTGGGAAGCGCTTGGGTATGGGATGTTCATCCACTACGGGTTGAGCACGTTTGTGCAAGTCGAGCAGCCAACCACCGATTTTCCGGTGCAAGCCTACGCGCCGACGGAACTCGACGTGGATCAGTGGATTTCAGTGGCACGCGATGCGGGCATGAAATACGCCATGTTGACCGCGAAGCACGTATCGGGTCATTGCCTCTGGCCGTCGAAGTTCACGGACTATAGCGTGGCGAACAGCACCGATAAGACGGACGTGATCGCGAAGTATGTGGAGGCTTGCGCTAAGCGCGGCGTGCTGCCTGGGTTGTACTACTGCACGGAAGACAATCACACGCGCATGGGCAGCCGCACGCGATCGGATAAGGGACCCGAGCCTGCGTACACGACGTCGTTGTATCAAACGTATGTGGCGTCGCAAGTAACGGAGTTGCTCACGCAATATGGGCCCATCGCGGAAATCTGGATCGACATTCCCGGCATGCTTGGCCGTGGATTTCGAACGTATCTCTACGAACGAATTGCGGATTTGCAGCCCGATACCATCATTATGATGAACAATGGGTATCCAAAACCCGACGGCAGTTACGACGTGGACTACGCGTGGCCTTCGGATATCATGTCGATTGAGCGCGGGCTGCCGCCGGAGTCGGGTCATAAGAAATGGTGGGCGATCGAAGGGAATGACTACTATCTCCCGGGGGAAGTCTGCGATACGATTGGCGAGCACTGGTTCTTCGTCGATGGCG from Candidatus Hydrogenedentota bacterium includes the following:
- a CDS encoding alpha-L-fucosidase yields the protein MGDRTISRRSMLGSAAGIAGALAATSAAVSQEHAAGVSREGSQRLTVERLKKWEALGYGMFIHYGLSTFVQVEQPTTDFPVQAYAPTELDVDQWISVARDAGMKYAMLTAKHVSGHCLWPSKFTDYSVANSTDKTDVIAKYVEACAKRGVLPGLYYCTEDNHTRMGSRTRSDKGPEPAYTTSLYQTYVASQVTELLTQYGPIAEIWIDIPGMLGRGFRTYLYERIADLQPDTIIMMNNGYPKPDGSYDVDYAWPSDIMSIERGLPPESGHKKWWAIEGNDYYLPGEVCDTIGEHWFFVDGDMPKADEALTAMRLATHAAGANLLLDVPPDKRGRIPQYHVDALMRLQKSAGIS
- a CDS encoding nuclear transport factor 2 family protein; this translates as MKTRIAWTAAVCVLAVALAAGCASMGKGPSDEDLIKGALGTWKSALAAKNLDQLMGLYSETYKDGEGRGKAEMKSFVADAISQGYLDEVKVDMDSVETTIESGKATTGPVYISSAAGSMTLSMAWAKEGDAWKIVGVDAY